The DNA region tataaaaatatttctctgttcCTGTTTAATAAAGTGTAAAAGCATATTCTCCTAATAGCATTCCAGAATAAAGCTCATGAAaatgtatgtgcatatacacactatatgtgtgtgtactacatatatacattatgtacATGCTAtgtacattctttttctttctttcttcttttttttttttttttttttttttttttttttttatgagacggagtttcgctcttgttacccaggctggagtgcaatggcgagatctcggctcaccgcaacctctgcctcctgggttcaggcaattctcctgcctcagcctcctgagtagctgggattacaggcacacgccaccatgcccagctaattttttgtatttttagtagaaacggggtttcaccatgttgaccaggatggtctcgatctcttgacctcgtgatccacccgcctcggcctcccaaagtgctgggattacaggcttgagccaccgcgcctggccgctaTGTACATTCTATACATAATAATATGTGTGTATAATGTCTATATGGCCCCAGGAGGAGGAGGGTATGtaggtatatatatgtgcatgtatatgtgtaaagatatattaaaaaactTAATGCTTTCCCCTAATATTAGGAACAGAGCAGGGATGCCCATCGAATCACTTTTATTTGACATTCTGCTGGATGTTTAAGCCAGTATAGCATGCAGTAAGTTAGTAAATACATCCAGTTTGGAAGctaaaatgttcatcaacagataaatgagtaaataaattatagtgtgtctgtataataaaatattaatctgCAAAGAACCGAACTATTAGTAGATACAACTTCATGGATAAATCTCTAAAAGTGAATGATGTCTGACACAAAAGTACATGGAATTTAATTCCACTTacataacattttagaaaatgcaaaccgATTtacagtgacaaaaaaaaaaaaaaaaaaaagcccagggatAAGAGAATGGGGAATGTGGGATTACAAAGGAACAGGAGGAAACTTTTGACTATGGTAGATACATTCCTCATCCTGCTCATTCTTTTCATGagtgtatacatatgtcaaaacgtATCAAAGTACATACTTTCAATATGTATAGTTTGCTGTATTTCAgttgtatctcaataaaactgttcaAAATATTTAAGTTGGTGTAGGTTTGCTTGGGGAGAGGTTGTCTTCCCTTCTACAAATTACATTTCTCATAATTATAGTGGTAAGATATAAGTAACCCACCTGATCAAAAGAGGGAGAAGGCTGATGTTCTGGGGCAGCAGGCTCAGCTGGTGATGGCGCCTCTGCAGCAGGCTCAGCTGCTACAGGTGTGACTGCAGGTGGTGCTACAGAAGCAGGCTCAGCAGCAGGTACTGCAGCTGCTGAAAAAATCCGTGAAGGAGAGACAAGGGGGAAATTgctaggaggagaaggaggaggaggaggaggaggaggaggaggaggaggaggaggaggaggaggaggaggaggagggggagggggaggaggagggggaggaggaggaggaggaggaggaggaggaggaggaggaggaggaggaggaggaggaggaggaggagaaacgtTCAATTGAGTAGCTAAGGAAAAACCAGGAATGTGATAGATGAAGGGGAATCTAGGAGCAGTCAGATCCAGGGATAAGGAGGTAACCGTATCAGTGTAAGGATTCCCAGGGTAACTGGGGACTGTATTCACTGAGGGATAGTAAAGAGGAAGTGGCAAATTCGGTATGCCATAAGGAATATTCAGAGATGGATGAAGTGGGTGACGATAGCCACTGTAATCctaaaggagaaacaaagaagtCGAAGTTGATTGAGTTGATTGTATTTGTCCTGTCTGTATATTACTTATGTTACAACTGTGATGATATATGATAAGTAatgatgtatattttttaaaattgtgctttaggttctggggtacatgtgtagatcttgcaggattgttgcataggtatatacatgacaaggtggtttgctgccttcatccccccatcacctatatctggcatttctcccctgctgtccctcccttgcccacccctgcaacagaccccagtgtgtgatgctctcctccctctgtccacgtgttctaattgttcaacactagcctatgagtgataacatgcaatgtttggttttctgttcttgtgtcagtttgctgagaatgatggtttccagattcattcatgtccctatgaaggacacgaactcatcgttttttatgactgcatagtattccatggtgtatatgtgccacatttctttatccagtctatcgatgatggacatttgggttggttccaggttttcgttattgtaaacagtgccacaacaaacatatgtgtgcatgtgtctttataatagaacaatttataatcctttgggtatatacccagtaatgggattgctgggtcaaatggcatttctatttctaggtccttgaggaatcgccacgctgtcttccacaatggttgaactagtttgcagtcccaccaacagtgtaaaagtgctcctatttctccacatcctctccagcatctgttgtctccagattttttaatgatcaccattctaactggcatgaggtggtatctcaatgtggttttgatttgcatttctctgtcaGTGTACTTCCATATTTTTGATGTAGGAAGTAATAatcttttaagaaaattgaataaaCGCCAATTGAAGAGGAAATACTTTGTGTTTAAGCAAATGAGAATGTTATAGTCCACAGAATATGCCAACCTAGGCCAGGACAGAAATAGAAGGAAAGCACTCGCACTTTTAGGATTGACATAGAATTATGAGCTCAGTAGCTCCAGGCCTTCTTCTCTGCACCCTCCATTGTCTTTCCCACTGCTCTCAGCACTCTCTGGGTCTCTAATGTG from Callithrix jacchus isolate 240 chromosome 3, calJac240_pri, whole genome shotgun sequence includes:
- the PRR27 gene encoding proline-rich protein 27, whose amino-acid sequence is MHSVKGREALLKRGGKLRKDYSGYRHPLHPSLNIPYGIPNLPLPLYYPSVNTVPSYPGNPYTDTVTSLSLDLTAPRFPFIYHIPGFSLATQLNVSPPPPPPAAVPAAEPASVAPPAVTPVAAEPAAEAPSPAEPAAPEHQPSPSFDQHLNDHKYDQDNVHIKHLNME